The following are encoded in a window of Bacillota bacterium genomic DNA:
- a CDS encoding helix-turn-helix transcriptional regulator, with amino-acid sequence MSNKVGKRIKGLRRLKGFTQQELAEKIDISVTMLSHIERGLRKPEPRILELIVAVLEVPSEELFFLPDGETK; translated from the coding sequence ATGTCCAACAAGGTAGGGAAAAGAATAAAAGGGCTGCGCCGTTTGAAGGGTTTCACGCAGCAGGAACTGGCAGAGAAGATTGATATTTCGGTTACCATGCTCAGCCATATAGAAAGAGGTTTGAGAAAGCCCGAACCTCGTATCCTCGAATTGATTGTGGCTGTTCTCGAAGTACCCTCCGAGGAATTATTTTTTCTTCCTGATGGGGAAACAAAGTGA
- a CDS encoding diacylglycerol kinase family protein gives MKKSFLNAVAGIVYCVKTQRNIPVIFSFALLVLLFSWWFKISTVELLFVLTAIFLVIITEVINTAIERAIDLASEEYHTLARISKDAAAGAVLIAVIYSILCGLIIFLPRVISLVSSLLQK, from the coding sequence ATGAAAAAAAGTTTTTTGAATGCGGTGGCCGGGATAGTTTATTGTGTAAAGACCCAGAGAAACATACCGGTAATTTTCAGCTTTGCCTTGTTGGTTTTGTTGTTTTCATGGTGGTTCAAGATTTCGACGGTGGAGCTGTTATTTGTCCTTACCGCAATTTTCCTGGTGATCATCACCGAAGTCATCAACACTGCCATCGAAAGGGCAATCGATCTTGCCAGCGAGGAGTATCATACACTGGCTCGCATTTCCAAGGATGCGGCCGCCGGGGCAGTCCTGATTGCGGTTATTTATTCGATCCTGTGCGGATTGATAATCTTTCTGCCGAGAGTCATTTCCCTGGTCAGCAGTTTGCTCCAGAAATAG